The Caldicellulosiruptor changbaiensis genome has a segment encoding these proteins:
- a CDS encoding MBL fold metallo-hydrolase produces the protein MEIVFLGGAKEVGASCVLIKAGGKNILVDSGIRMKEDKLPNLQLLRELGGADICLISHAHLDHIGSLPLIAREYPHIFFYTNQPTKDLIKVLLYDSLKIMDSKEDEIPIYAEKNVEDLLDRTITYGFNCTFEPLEGIKVTFFPAGHILGASMIFIQTQEGSVLYTGDFSTDKQLTVDKASIPKIRPDVVICESTYGDRLHTNRNYEEERLFNSIYEFISKGGKVLIPAFAIGRAQEIILILRNYMKKKKVEFNVFIDGMVREVIRVYKNNPTFLSSRYYKKVLKGEEIFLSDNIDIITDKKQREEIMSSSDPCVIISSSGMLTGGPSVFYAEKLVENQNALIAITGYQDEESPGRKLLELTELPESERKIELNGKEYEVKCKVEKYGLSAHADRDSILGFLAMLKPKTVVFAHGSEEAISQLSDMAIKEIESAVLIPQNGEMNTISIEKPRRQLSFFNVKKLSNIEPLNEENIKSLWEYLLESKQEANHITAEHAILIWNGKQFLERDEVNRVFELLKSSPYFEQNPRKPYLFRILSRTEVEDKLKPKPMEQNKMRELAFEMFKDFGLYKVGMDIENVVVTFYFNFPHIANRLEDKIKEFEEKTLWKVEVNPNINLTYAQKYLQKLLEDEGVKLLKFSYNPVINAIVVKPNKEFDSMKELCSKFLDETGIELIFDIENKEDCTARLQNKDRMEQNKALLLIDLYFENEKDKVYKKSIKEGGKYIELSFVTPFVAEKYKDKLNELSQKTGWEIRISQTINQVEMVNILKDILARHNIDLVKNPSIYPTTREVRVKLAEEVSEGIVDKIANEFYERTGFYLKI, from the coding sequence ATGGAGATAGTTTTCTTAGGTGGTGCTAAAGAGGTTGGTGCATCTTGTGTTTTAATTAAAGCTGGTGGCAAGAACATCTTAGTTGACTCTGGCATAAGAATGAAAGAAGACAAGCTACCAAACTTGCAACTTCTTCGCGAGCTTGGTGGGGCTGATATCTGTCTTATTTCACATGCTCACCTTGACCACATAGGGAGTCTTCCGCTTATTGCAAGAGAGTATCCTCATATATTCTTCTATACCAATCAGCCAACAAAAGATTTGATAAAAGTGCTTTTGTACGACAGCTTAAAGATTATGGACTCAAAAGAAGATGAGATTCCTATTTATGCAGAAAAGAATGTTGAAGATTTACTTGATAGAACAATCACATACGGGTTTAATTGTACATTTGAGCCTTTAGAAGGGATAAAGGTTACTTTTTTCCCTGCAGGACATATCCTTGGTGCTTCGATGATTTTTATACAAACTCAGGAAGGGAGTGTTCTATACACAGGAGATTTTTCCACTGACAAGCAGCTTACTGTTGACAAAGCATCAATTCCTAAAATAAGACCAGATGTTGTAATTTGTGAGTCAACCTATGGTGACAGGCTTCATACCAACAGAAACTATGAGGAGGAAAGACTATTTAACAGTATATACGAATTTATTTCAAAAGGAGGCAAAGTTTTAATTCCTGCATTTGCAATTGGAAGAGCGCAGGAGATAATTTTGATTTTAAGAAACTACATGAAAAAGAAAAAAGTAGAGTTCAATGTATTTATTGATGGAATGGTAAGAGAAGTCATAAGAGTTTATAAAAACAATCCAACATTTTTGTCTTCAAGATATTACAAAAAAGTATTGAAAGGTGAAGAGATTTTTTTATCAGATAACATCGATATAATTACTGACAAAAAACAAAGAGAAGAGATTATGTCCTCATCAGACCCATGTGTTATCATTTCAAGCTCAGGAATGTTAACTGGCGGTCCTTCTGTATTCTATGCAGAGAAATTAGTAGAAAATCAAAATGCGCTGATTGCAATTACAGGATATCAAGACGAAGAGTCGCCGGGCAGGAAACTTCTTGAACTGACTGAGCTTCCAGAGAGTGAGAGAAAGATTGAACTAAATGGCAAGGAATATGAAGTAAAGTGCAAGGTTGAAAAGTATGGTCTTTCTGCACATGCAGACAGGGATAGTATATTAGGATTTTTAGCAATGCTAAAACCAAAAACTGTAGTTTTTGCTCATGGAAGTGAGGAGGCAATTTCGCAACTATCGGATATGGCAATAAAAGAGATAGAAAGTGCTGTTTTAATTCCGCAAAATGGAGAGATGAATACAATTTCAATTGAAAAGCCAAGAAGACAGCTTTCATTTTTCAATGTCAAAAAACTAAGTAACATTGAACCTCTGAATGAAGAAAATATCAAAAGTTTGTGGGAATATCTTCTTGAAAGCAAACAAGAAGCAAACCATATTACAGCAGAGCATGCAATTCTGATTTGGAATGGGAAACAGTTTTTAGAAAGAGATGAGGTAAATAGGGTATTTGAACTTTTAAAATCTTCCCCATATTTTGAGCAAAATCCACGAAAACCTTATCTTTTTAGGATTTTGTCAAGAACTGAAGTTGAAGACAAGCTGAAGCCAAAGCCTATGGAACAGAACAAGATGAGAGAACTTGCTTTTGAAATGTTTAAAGATTTTGGACTTTACAAAGTTGGAATGGATATCGAAAATGTTGTGGTCACCTTTTATTTTAACTTTCCACACATAGCAAATAGGCTTGAAGATAAAATAAAAGAGTTTGAGGAAAAGACCCTGTGGAAGGTAGAGGTAAATCCAAATATAAATCTAACATATGCTCAAAAATATCTACAAAAGTTATTAGAAGATGAAGGTGTTAAGCTTTTAAAATTTTCATACAATCCTGTGATAAATGCTATTGTAGTAAAACCAAACAAAGAATTTGATTCGATGAAGGAACTGTGCTCTAAATTTCTTGATGAGACAGGCATTGAGCTTATATTTGACATTGAAAATAAAGAGGATTGTACAGCAAGACTTCAAAATAAAGACAGGATGGAGCAGAACAAGGCTTTGCTCCTGATAGACCTGTATTTTGAAAATGAAAAAGACAAGGTTTACAAGAAGAGCATAAAAGAGGGTGGAAAATACATTGAACTATCATTTGTAACACCCTTTGTTGCCGAAAAGTACAAAGATAAGCTCAATGAACTTTCGCAAAAAACAGGCTGGGAGATAAGGATTTCACAGACAATAAACCAGGTTGAAATGGTAAATATTCTGAAAGATATTTTGGCTCGGCATAACATCGATTTGGTAAAAAATCCAAGTATTTATCCTACAACAAGAGAAGTTAGGGTAAAATTGGCTGAGGAAGTTTCAGAGGGTATTGTAGATAAAATTGCAAATGAATTTTATGAAAGAACAGGATTTTATTTAAAGATTTAA
- a CDS encoding DMT family transporter, protein MSTRKRILADGILLFVTMVWGSSFVLMKNTISQLHPLTFLAIRFLLAWLVVTAIFWRNLKKLKPKEIVYGSIIGFFLFLGMALQVVGLKYTYASKSAFITGLTVVLVPIFAGIIERKIPRVNVIVGVIFAFVGLFLLNGAKISHFNFGDFLTLLADFGFVFQIIFIDIFTSKEDVSTINIAIFQLMSAAVLYIIFSLFFGVNPFSIKLTLNSILTILITGIFGTALAFTAQVFVQKYTTPTHTALIFSAEPVFGAIFSALIPSTVTHTTEILPLISYIGCGLILIGMVIAELSFNKNLDMELS, encoded by the coding sequence TTGAGCACAAGAAAAAGGATTTTAGCGGATGGAATACTTCTTTTTGTCACAATGGTGTGGGGAAGTTCATTTGTACTTATGAAGAATACAATCTCCCAGCTTCATCCTTTGACATTTTTGGCAATAAGGTTTTTGTTAGCATGGCTTGTTGTCACAGCAATATTCTGGAGAAATCTTAAAAAATTAAAACCAAAAGAAATAGTTTATGGAAGCATAATTGGTTTTTTTCTTTTCTTAGGAATGGCTCTGCAGGTTGTGGGATTAAAATACACGTACGCATCAAAATCAGCGTTTATAACAGGTTTGACAGTAGTTTTAGTGCCTATTTTTGCAGGTATAATTGAAAGAAAGATTCCCAGAGTAAATGTCATAGTTGGTGTAATTTTTGCTTTTGTAGGGCTCTTCCTTTTAAATGGAGCTAAAATCTCACATTTTAATTTTGGAGATTTTCTTACCTTGCTTGCAGACTTTGGATTTGTCTTTCAGATTATATTCATTGACATCTTTACATCAAAAGAAGATGTGAGTACAATCAACATTGCAATATTTCAGCTCATGAGCGCTGCTGTTTTGTATATTATTTTTTCTTTGTTTTTTGGAGTAAATCCTTTTAGTATCAAGCTTACATTAAATTCAATACTTACAATCTTAATCACAGGCATTTTTGGAACGGCTCTTGCTTTTACAGCACAAGTTTTTGTTCAAAAATACACAACACCAACTCACACGGCTTTGATATTCTCTGCCGAACCTGTGTTTGGTGCGATATTTTCTGCATTAATTCCTTCTACAGTTACTCACACAACTGAAATTTTGCCTTTGATTTCTTACATAGGATGTGGTTTAATCTTAATTGGTATGGTCATAGCTGAGCTAAGCTTTAATAAAAATCTGGATATGGAGTTGAGCTGA
- a CDS encoding vWA domain-containing protein, whose amino-acid sequence MDEKRIEGSKVLPFRFFAAHRELENSHLRTNNLYAVLGEVLKKSIKNIPKLVGKTFIAADVSASMAWTRLSRESSFSVADIAVLFLAMANYICEDTITVTFDTELKKVVLDPNGNIIANAKNIPITGGGTDINLPIKYLLKNNIFVDRIIIFSDNQINVDFDYVCQKLVDRYRKMINPNVWVHAVDLEGYGTQQFKGDKVNIIAGWSEKVLEFIPLAEHGVTTLVDRIKKYEI is encoded by the coding sequence TTGGATGAAAAACGAATAGAAGGCAGCAAAGTTTTGCCATTCAGGTTTTTTGCTGCACACAGAGAGCTTGAAAATTCACATTTGAGAACAAATAATCTGTATGCAGTTTTGGGAGAAGTTCTGAAAAAGTCTATAAAAAACATACCAAAACTTGTAGGAAAGACGTTTATAGCAGCTGATGTATCAGCTTCTATGGCATGGACAAGGCTTTCAAGAGAGTCTTCTTTTAGTGTGGCAGATATAGCAGTGCTTTTCTTGGCAATGGCAAACTATATATGTGAGGATACCATAACAGTTACATTTGACACAGAGCTTAAAAAAGTTGTTCTTGACCCGAATGGTAATATTATAGCTAATGCAAAGAACATACCGATTACGGGTGGCGGTACTGATATTAATTTGCCCATAAAATATCTTCTTAAAAATAATATATTTGTTGACAGAATTATTATTTTCAGTGATAATCAAATCAATGTTGATTTTGACTATGTGTGCCAGAAACTTGTTGACAGGTACCGAAAGATGATAAATCCAAACGTATGGGTTCATGCTGTTGATTTGGAAGGATATGGCACACAGCAGTTCAAAGGAGATAAAGTTAACATTATAGCCGGATGGAGTGAAAAGGTGTTGGAGTTTATACCTCTTGCTGAGCATGGCGTAACAACATTGGTTGATAGGATAAAAAAATATGAAATATAG
- a CDS encoding S-layer homology domain-containing protein has product MRKRILSLCIFILLIFSAIKTFAADVWCKVEYYYNGTNYMKVTLYSKSNKTYYVKGFTRDSDNQVSIYFSDKKNLISDTNTVLIPQSMFLMPVRVILVNSNGSPLFSDIKDSPYKDYILYLASIGKIDGYKDGTFRPKKGVTRQEFAKLFVNVFDIKTNQSVTRYSFADIKDCWAKNEIETLAKMGILTGVKGKNGVLYFKPQDGITYEQAITIIARYLKLEAVSKKDYKSWANDYINAFIDNNLLSEKEINVLKLNSFATREWIAYILSKAVLR; this is encoded by the coding sequence TTGAGAAAAAGAATATTGAGCTTGTGCATTTTTATTTTATTAATATTTAGCGCAATCAAAACTTTTGCAGCTGATGTGTGGTGCAAGGTAGAGTATTATTACAATGGCACAAATTATATGAAGGTGACGCTTTATTCGAAGAGTAACAAAACTTATTATGTGAAAGGATTTACCAGGGATTCTGACAATCAGGTGAGTATATATTTTTCAGATAAGAAAAATTTAATTTCTGACACAAATACAGTTCTTATACCACAAAGCATGTTTCTGATGCCGGTAAGAGTAATATTGGTAAATTCAAATGGTTCCCCTTTGTTTAGCGATATTAAAGATTCTCCATATAAAGATTATATCTTATACCTTGCAAGTATTGGAAAGATTGATGGATATAAAGATGGTACTTTCAGGCCCAAAAAAGGCGTAACACGCCAAGAGTTTGCAAAGCTTTTTGTAAATGTTTTTGATATAAAGACAAATCAAAGTGTAACAAGATATTCTTTTGCAGATATAAAAGATTGCTGGGCGAAAAATGAGATTGAAACTTTGGCTAAAATGGGGATATTAACAGGTGTGAAAGGCAAAAATGGGGTTTTGTACTTTAAGCCACAAGATGGCATTACTTATGAGCAGGCAATTACTATTATTGCAAGATATTTAAAATTAGAGGCTGTTTCAAAGAAAGATTATAAGTCGTGGGCAAATGATTATATAAATGCCTTTATTGACAATAATCTTCTGAGCGAAAAAGAGATAAATGTTTTAAAATTGAATAGCTTTGCAACACGTGAGTGGATTGCATACATTTTGAGCAAAGCTGTATTAAGATAG
- the pxpB gene encoding 5-oxoprolinase subunit PxpB — MYKEPKILVCGDRAIAVEFGDEISKECNESVIRLYKMLQKKNIEGIDSVIPTYRSLLIKYNPLKITYEKLLQIVKEISESKAENQEAVSAKVYEIPVVYGGEFGPDLDFVAKYNNLTAEEVINIHTQPLYKIYMIGFTMGFAYLGGMSERIATPRLEKPRTEVKAGSVGIAGSQTGIYPLSIPGGWRIIGRTPVKLYNPSSQKPFLFEAGDYVKFVRITEEQYYQIENEVKMNVYQVKISDFANHKIF; from the coding sequence ATGTACAAAGAGCCTAAAATTTTGGTGTGTGGAGATAGAGCTATTGCAGTTGAATTTGGTGATGAAATAAGCAAAGAGTGCAATGAAAGTGTTATAAGACTTTATAAGATGCTCCAAAAAAAGAATATTGAAGGTATTGACTCAGTGATTCCAACTTATAGGTCACTTCTCATTAAATACAACCCTTTGAAGATTACTTATGAAAAGCTTTTACAAATAGTTAAAGAAATTAGCGAAAGCAAAGCTGAAAACCAAGAAGCTGTGAGTGCTAAAGTGTATGAAATTCCAGTTGTTTATGGCGGGGAATTTGGACCAGACTTGGATTTTGTAGCAAAATATAATAATTTAACTGCAGAAGAAGTGATAAATATCCACACACAGCCTCTTTATAAAATCTATATGATTGGGTTTACAATGGGATTTGCGTATTTAGGGGGTATGTCTGAAAGAATTGCAACTCCCCGTTTGGAAAAGCCAAGAACGGAGGTAAAAGCAGGTTCAGTAGGTATTGCTGGTAGTCAAACAGGTATCTATCCACTTTCTATTCCAGGCGGTTGGAGAATAATTGGGCGAACTCCTGTAAAATTATATAATCCATCAAGCCAGAAACCATTTCTCTTTGAAGCTGGTGATTATGTAAAGTTTGTACGGATAACAGAAGAACAGTATTACCAGATAGAGAATGAAGTAAAAATGAATGTTTATCAAGTGAAGATCAGTGATTTTGCCAATCACAAAATATTCTAA
- a CDS encoding amino acid ABC transporter permease, which translates to MAENVIIKYFPVLLKASVVTIELTAIAVTIGLVFGLIAALFRISKLKILNLIGSFYVWLFRGTPLLLQIFFIYYGLPKIIPALTLPAFLAGAIALIINSGAYTAEIIRAAILSIDKGQYEAAKALGMTYLQTMRYVIVPQTYKRLIPPIGNEFIALLKDSSLVSTIGMVELMRAAQLKASQTGRDAEIYIAALIIYLALTTVFSTIFNWLEKRLGRYEGQ; encoded by the coding sequence TTGGCTGAAAATGTCATAATAAAATACTTCCCTGTGCTTTTGAAAGCAAGCGTTGTTACAATCGAGCTTACTGCAATTGCAGTAACAATTGGGCTTGTTTTTGGACTGATTGCAGCGCTGTTTAGAATTTCGAAGCTGAAAATTTTAAATTTAATAGGTAGCTTTTATGTTTGGCTATTTAGAGGTACTCCGCTACTTTTGCAGATATTCTTCATTTACTATGGTCTTCCCAAAATTATTCCCGCACTTACACTGCCTGCTTTTTTGGCAGGAGCAATTGCTCTTATTATTAACTCTGGGGCATACACAGCAGAGATAATAAGAGCTGCTATTTTGTCTATTGACAAAGGTCAGTATGAAGCAGCAAAAGCCTTGGGTATGACATACCTTCAGACAATGAGGTATGTAATTGTGCCACAGACATACAAAAGACTTATACCACCTATTGGCAATGAATTTATTGCGCTATTGAAAGACTCATCACTTGTGTCAACAATAGGAATGGTTGAACTAATGCGTGCAGCACAGCTAAAAGCATCTCAAACAGGAAGGGATGCAGAGATTTATATTGCTGCGCTTATTATTTATTTAGCACTCACCACAGTTTTTTCCACAATATTTAATTGGCTTGAAAAGAGGCTGGGGAGATATGAAGGACAGTGA
- a CDS encoding LamB/YcsF family protein, which yields MVVKVDINSDIGESFGVYKIGMDDDVIEQISSANIACGFHAGDPNVMADTVRKCVVKGVGIGAHPGYPDLLGFGRRNMDISPLEVKNYVIYQIGALQAFAKVFGTKLQHVKVHGALYNMAAVDEKLALAIAESIALVDQNLIFVGMANTAMEFAAQKVGLRFACEVFADRNINPDGTLVLRKYPNAIIHDQELACRRVLQMVKEGVCEAIDGSLIKVKVDTICVHGDNPQAVQFAKKIKITLEENGVKVMPLANIL from the coding sequence ATGGTTGTCAAAGTTGATATAAATAGTGATATTGGAGAGAGCTTTGGTGTATATAAAATAGGGATGGATGATGATGTAATAGAGCAAATTTCGTCTGCAAATATTGCATGTGGATTTCACGCAGGTGACCCTAATGTGATGGCTGACACTGTCAGAAAATGTGTTGTAAAAGGTGTGGGGATTGGTGCTCATCCTGGATATCCTGATTTGCTGGGATTTGGAAGAAGAAATATGGATATCTCACCACTTGAGGTAAAGAATTATGTTATATATCAAATTGGTGCGCTGCAAGCATTTGCAAAGGTCTTTGGGACAAAGCTTCAACATGTAAAGGTTCATGGTGCTTTGTATAACATGGCGGCAGTAGATGAAAAGCTTGCTCTGGCTATTGCTGAATCCATTGCTTTGGTAGACCAAAACCTCATATTTGTTGGGATGGCTAATACAGCTATGGAATTTGCAGCACAAAAAGTGGGCTTGAGATTTGCTTGTGAGGTATTTGCTGACAGAAATATAAACCCCGATGGTACCTTGGTTTTAAGAAAGTATCCAAACGCAATTATTCATGACCAAGAGCTTGCTTGCAGGAGAGTACTTCAGATGGTCAAAGAAGGGGTTTGTGAAGCCATAGATGGAAGCCTTATTAAAGTAAAAGTTGATACAATATGTGTCCATGGTGATAATCCACAAGCTGTACAATTTGCTAAAAAAATCAAAATAACTTTAGAAGAAAATGGAGTTAAAGTTATGCCGCTGGCTAATATTTTGTAA
- a CDS encoding ABC transporter substrate-binding protein, giving the protein MYKKLITICLLVLFIATFLSGCSNKNQNISTLQKIKQNKEFVVGMDNTFPPMEFTDDNNNTVGFDVDLANEIAKRLGAKLKIVAVDWSGIQSALKSKKFDAIISCFSITDERKKAFNLAGPYLYIRQVIAVKKGDTSIKSFEDLKGIKIGVQANTTGDSAVQKMKFINYEKDVTRYERITDAFNDLDIGRIKAVVIDSVVAYYYKKQNPEKFDIAPAELEKEPVGIALRKEDKDLYEEIQKILNQLKEDGTIAKISKKWFGEDITK; this is encoded by the coding sequence GTGTATAAAAAACTAATTACTATTTGTCTACTTGTTCTATTTATAGCTACATTTTTGAGTGGTTGTAGTAATAAAAACCAAAACATTTCCACACTGCAAAAAATAAAACAAAATAAAGAGTTTGTAGTTGGAATGGACAATACGTTCCCGCCCATGGAGTTTACAGATGATAACAACAACACAGTTGGGTTTGATGTTGACCTTGCAAATGAAATAGCAAAAAGGCTTGGTGCCAAACTTAAAATTGTTGCAGTTGACTGGAGCGGGATTCAAAGTGCTCTCAAATCCAAGAAATTTGATGCCATAATTTCATGCTTTAGTATTACAGATGAAAGAAAGAAGGCATTTAACTTAGCTGGCCCATACCTTTATATTCGTCAGGTTATTGCTGTTAAAAAAGGCGATACCTCTATTAAGAGTTTTGAAGATTTGAAAGGTATTAAGATAGGTGTTCAGGCAAACACCACAGGTGATAGTGCTGTTCAAAAGATGAAGTTTATAAACTATGAAAAAGATGTAACAAGGTATGAGAGGATTACTGATGCTTTTAATGATCTGGACATTGGGAGAATAAAGGCTGTTGTAATTGATAGTGTTGTTGCATATTACTACAAAAAACAAAACCCTGAAAAGTTTGATATAGCACCAGCTGAGCTTGAAAAGGAGCCTGTTGGTATTGCACTCAGAAAAGAGGATAAAGATCTTTATGAAGAGATTCAAAAGATTTTGAATCAGCTAAAGGAAGATGGAACTATCGCAAAGATATCAAAGAAATGGTTTGGCGAAGATATTACCAAGTAA
- a CDS encoding TROVE domain-containing protein, whose product MLSFNIWKLIPNSLKKGVTDALHKFDEYQLAKDNRRTTVKLRGVLFIFHPKPRDSGQADLWKRLIENKLSTPYTWETEISTKGNKKEVWEEHIDSGKLPYMALLRNFRSIVKSKCFEY is encoded by the coding sequence ATATTATCTTTCAACATATGGAAGCTAATTCCAAATTCTCTTAAAAAAGGTGTTACCGATGCTCTTCATAAATTTGATGAATATCAGCTTGCAAAGGATAACAGACGTACTACTGTAAAGTTAAGGGGGGTTCTATTTATTTTTCATCCAAAGCCCAGAGACAGTGGTCAGGCAGATTTATGGAAAAGACTAATTGAAAATAAGCTTTCTACTCCATATACATGGGAAACTGAAATATCTACCAAGGGCAACAAAAAAGAAGTTTGGGAAGAGCATATTGATTCTGGAAAACTTCCTTATATGGCACTTCTGAGAAACTTTCGAAGTATAGTCAAAAGCAAGTGTTTCGAATATTGA
- a CDS encoding amino acid ABC transporter ATP-binding protein, giving the protein MKDSEMTKKKMIIAKDIVKYFGHNLILDKISLEVDRGEVVVIIGPSGSGKSTFLRCLNHLERINSGYIEIDGFVIEDKRLHEKHKKHSPKEIAKFCSQIGMVFQRFNLFPHMTALENVIIGPIVVNKMKKEEAIEIGLELLDKVGLKDKANSYPAQLSGGQQQRVAIARALAMKPKVMLFDEPTSALDPELVGEVLNVMKELANEGMTMLVVTHEMGFAREVADRVVFMDKGRIIEEGLPDEIFTNPKEERTRQFLQKIL; this is encoded by the coding sequence ATGAAGGACAGTGAGATGACAAAAAAGAAGATGATAATAGCAAAGGACATCGTCAAATACTTTGGACACAACCTCATATTGGACAAGATTTCATTGGAAGTTGACAGAGGAGAGGTTGTAGTAATTATAGGACCTTCTGGTTCAGGCAAGAGCACTTTTTTGAGGTGTCTTAATCACTTAGAGAGGATTAACTCAGGGTACATCGAGATTGATGGGTTTGTGATTGAAGACAAAAGGCTTCATGAAAAACACAAAAAGCACAGCCCAAAGGAGATAGCAAAGTTTTGTTCTCAGATAGGGATGGTGTTTCAGCGATTTAACCTTTTCCCTCACATGACAGCACTTGAGAATGTCATAATTGGTCCGATTGTTGTCAATAAAATGAAAAAGGAAGAAGCAATTGAGATTGGGCTTGAGCTTCTTGATAAGGTGGGATTAAAAGATAAGGCAAATTCATACCCTGCTCAGCTTTCTGGTGGGCAGCAGCAAAGAGTTGCTATTGCAAGAGCTTTAGCCATGAAACCTAAAGTGATGCTGTTTGATGAGCCGACATCGGCACTCGACCCTGAACTTGTCGGCGAGGTTTTGAACGTTATGAAAGAGCTTGCAAATGAAGGAATGACAATGCTTGTTGTAACTCACGAGATGGGGTTTGCAAGAGAGGTTGCTGACAGGGTTGTGTTTATGGACAAAGGGAGGATAATCGAAGAGGGGCTTCCGGATGAGATTTTTACAAACCCGAAAGAAGAGAGAACAAGACAGTTTTTGCAAAAGATATTGTGA
- a CDS encoding 5-oxoprolinase subunit C family protein, which yields MECFKVLNPGFFTTIQDLGRYGYESQGVPNAGAMDEFALRIANILVDNHENAPCLEITLVGPVLEVLNDTMIAVAGAEIQPLVNGFSRPCWSSFPVRKGDVITFRPVKSGFRAYLAVAGGLKGEFAMGSFSTYVNGKLGGVKGRPIAKGDILESGVPKHGLVPKKIRDEFLPIYSEEEEIRVILGPQDNYFTKEAIEIFLNSTYLITEDSNRMGYRLEGPPIKAKEKHDIITDGVVPGSIQVPANGKPIILLKDAPTTGGYVKIATVISPDLSKLAQLKPGDRLKFKAIDLLQAHQVLSEFEDKIGQIKKSLNMVRYFHVRINEKDYDIGLEIL from the coding sequence ATGGAATGCTTTAAAGTTTTAAACCCAGGGTTTTTCACAACAATACAAGACTTAGGAAGATATGGTTATGAAAGTCAAGGTGTTCCTAATGCAGGTGCAATGGACGAATTTGCACTTAGAATTGCAAATATTCTAGTGGATAACCATGAAAATGCTCCTTGTTTAGAGATAACCTTGGTGGGGCCTGTGCTTGAAGTTTTAAATGATACAATGATAGCCGTTGCTGGTGCAGAAATTCAACCTTTAGTAAATGGTTTTTCGCGGCCATGCTGGTCATCATTTCCTGTAAGAAAGGGAGATGTTATAACCTTTAGACCAGTTAAATCTGGTTTTCGAGCATACTTAGCAGTTGCCGGAGGACTTAAAGGAGAATTTGCAATGGGGAGTTTTTCTACATATGTTAATGGTAAGTTAGGTGGAGTAAAAGGAAGACCAATCGCAAAAGGGGACATACTTGAAAGTGGAGTTCCAAAACACGGTCTTGTGCCTAAAAAGATCAGGGATGAGTTTTTGCCGATCTATTCTGAAGAAGAGGAAATAAGAGTGATATTAGGGCCTCAAGACAATTACTTTACTAAAGAGGCTATCGAAATCTTTTTAAATTCTACATATCTCATTACAGAAGATTCTAATAGAATGGGCTACAGACTTGAAGGGCCTCCGATAAAAGCAAAAGAAAAACATGATATAATTACTGATGGGGTTGTTCCGGGGAGTATTCAGGTACCTGCAAACGGAAAGCCAATTATCCTTCTAAAAGACGCCCCAACTACAGGTGGGTATGTAAAGATAGCCACAGTTATTTCACCTGATTTATCAAAGCTTGCACAGCTAAAACCGGGAGATAGGCTTAAGTTTAAAGCAATTGACCTTTTGCAAGCTCATCAAGTTCTTTCTGAATTTGAGGATAAAATTGGGCAGATTAAGAAAAGCTTAAACATGGTTAGGTATTTTCATGTAAGGATAAATGAGAAAGATTATGATATTGGGCTGGAAATTTTGTAA